A window of Ignatzschineria indica genomic DNA:
TTTAGAGACAGCATTACGGGAAGTGCGAGAGGAGACAACCATTCGGGATCTCACCTTTCCATGGGGATATGACTATTTTGAGACAGATCCCTACTTTCGCGGTAAGAAGGTGGCACGATACTATGTTGCCGAGACAAAGCGTCGTGGCATTCGTCTGCCGATCAATCCAGAACTAGGAAGACCTGAGCATAGCGAATGGGCTTGGGTTACCCGAGCAGAAGCGCTACGGCGAGTGACGCCAAGAGTTCAAGAAGTGATTCTTTGGTCAGATACCTTTCTAGCTTATGATCGTCGAGTATCCGGAAACCGTTAGCGAGATATGCGCATCAATGAGATAAGCTCAATGAGATTATCTCAATGCGATGAATGAATAGTGCCGAAGCAGACTTGCTCGGCACTCTTTCGTTCTAGAGATTATTTTAGCGCTGCAAAAAAGATCAAGTAAACAAGGTCAAGCAAATCAAGTTGATGGATCAAGTCGATAGATCAAGTCGATGGAAAGAGAGAAAGATCAAGAGATACAGGATTGATTAGAGAGATCACTCAAGATTGGGTAACAAATATTAAATCGTGGTCAAAAGGAGCGTCAATGTTAATGTTAGAGAGAATTCTATTAGTCACGGAAGATGCTTCACTTCAGGAGAAGTTTCGGGGGCTCTTTAACGCGGAGCAGTGTCAATATTGCTTTCATTATGCGGAGGCGGCAAGGCTCTTAAATGCTGGCTATACGCCAGATCTGATTATTGTGGATCTGATCCTCCCTGTTATCACCGGTGTTGAGACTTTAGATCTTCTGCAAAAGCAGTTAGCGCCGAAAGAGGTTCCCGGCATTATTGTGACGCAAAATGATCGTTTAGTTTTACACTCTCTTCCTCGTCCGCCGGCACTTTTGGGCATTATTAGCAAAAAGGCCGATCCTTTAATTCTCTTTGAACGCATCAAAAAGTTATGGGAAGAGTATCAGGTCCCCTTGATTGATGGTGAAATTATACCGGCAGAGAATTAGCCACAGCGCAATGCTGGAATACTCTTCGAATATTAGTGGCAATCTGCTGATAAAATCGAGCTAAAACAAGATAATCTCTAATAAAAAGAGAGTTAATAGAGATCAGTTATCAATATAAAATAGCTATTAAATATTTTAATAAATAGAATTCTATTCTATTTTCTAACAGTGTGATTAAATGGGGCTTAATCTGTTTTTAATATAGATCGTTAATGGAAGTATTAAAATAAACATTAAATATAGCCATTAACAATAACCATTAACGAAATAATTGTCGATGGATCGATTGATCAGTTAATGGATGATAGATATTGAAGATAGCCACTTAACCCCTTTGTATCCGATGCTTCCAATATTCAATCTATCACACAATCATTGATGCATGATTGATGAGACTATTGATAGGGGAATATCGTGGTACCGACCTGAAGTGAGGCCTCTATGATTCGAGTTGATCTCTCTCGCCGCCGCTTTATCTATGCCGGCGCTCTTCTTCTCTCTACCTCTCTCTTGCCTCCCATCTCTATGGCACAGATAGCCTCTCCACTTGTGGAGCAACATCTCGATGCATTTTTAGATCTTTCACGAAAACTAACCGGCTATGAAACGCTTAATCGAGAATTAGCTACCCGTTATCTTGCCGCTTTTCTAGAACTTTTCCCCGATGAAGCGCCCCAATTTGAAAGTGATAAAACACTTCAGAAGAAGATTCTTCACTCTTGGTATACCGGTACTGTCGGCCCGAATGAAGCAGGGCAGGTGCGCGTTATTGCCTATAAGGATGCATTTATGTATCGCCCAACGGCGGATGGCTTGCCGACACCTACTTACTGCTTTCGCGGTGAGCTCTGGTTTAAAGCGCTACCGCCGGGAATTACTAAAGAACCCGATTTTCCTATCACTTTTTAAGTCGATTGAGATATCCGGACCTAATAGGGATCAATAAGAGAGCCAATAAGGCTCATAAAAATAGATCAGTATAAGAAGATCAGTATAAGAAGAAAGAGGGCGTAATATGGCAGAAAATAGAGTAACAAATAGCGCTAAGCAGTTAGCAAATGGGGATTGGGAAGCCGATGTAGTGATTGTCGGTAGTGGAATTGTGGGGGCGATGATGGCAACAGAGATCTCGGCAAAGGGGCATAGCGTCCTCCTGCTTGATGCCGGTCTTCGTGTTGAGCGAGGGCAGATTGTTGAGAATTCTCGTAATATGCCGGAAAAGAATCGTGCAGGGATCGATTATCAGAGCCTCTATCCACAATCTCCCAATGCTCCTTTCCCCGATTATTTCCCTGATAATGGATATCTTAAGCTCTCCGGCCCTAATGCCGCAGCGTATGCGCAAGATTATCTCAAAACGGTAGGGGGAACCACTTGGCACTGGGCTGCCTCCTGTTGGCGCCATGCCCCTCATGACTTTAAGATGAAGTCTCTCTACGGCGTGGGCCGAGATTGGCCGATCACATATGATGATCTTGAACCTTACTATACCCGTGCAGAGTATGAGATCGGTGTCGCCGGACCTCGAGATCCAAAGATGCAATCGCCACCGGAGCGCAGTAAGCCTTACCCGATGGAGATGATCCCTTGGTCCTACTTTGAGCGTTCAGTTGCAGCAACTACGAATGAATTTGGCTGTCACTTAGTCCCTATTCCACAAGGACGAAGCTCACGAGTTTGGGAGGAGCGTCCTGTCTGCTGTGGTAACAATAACTGCATGCCGATCTGCCCCATTGGTGCGATGTATAACGGGATTCATCATGTGGTGCGTGCAGAGCGAAATGGTACAACGGTTCTCTCAGAAACGGTTGTCTATCGTGTGGATAATGATGAAAATAATCGTATTACCGCGATTCACTACTACGATCGTGATAAGAAGTCCCATAAGGTGAGTGGAAAACGCTTTGTCTTTGCCTGTAATGGGATCGAAACGCCGCGTCTTCTGCTGCTTGCCGCTAATGAGAGTAATCCGAATGGCATTGCCAATAATAGCTCCGGCTTAGTGGGGAAGAATATGATGGATCACTCCGGCATTCACTGCTCTTTCCAATCGAAAGATCCGCTCTGGGTGGGTAGAGGGCCGGCGCAGAGTGCCGCAATGGTAGGTTATCGTGATGGTGGATTCCGCCGAGATCATGCCGCCTTCTTAATTATTATGAATAACCTCAATCGCAATTTGGCAGAGACACAAGTAGCGCTTGAGAAAGGGTATGAAGGAAAAGAGCTACAGCGCGAAATTCGGGAGCGAACAACCCATTCGGTCTATTGGGATATCATGTTAGAGGTTCTTCCCTCTGAGGAGAATCGCCTCACCTTGAGTAAAACCCGTAAAGATGCATTAGGTTTAGCCTGTCCTGATATCTACTACGATGTTGGGGATTATACGCGTCGTGGTCGTATTGCGGCGCAGGAGAAATTGCGAGAGATTGCCGCACTCTTTAAAGGGCAAGAGGTGGTTGTGACCACAGAATTTGTCCCTAATAACCATATTATGGGGGGCAATATTATGGGTGATACGCCGCAAAATGGGGTTGTGAATAGCTATTGCCGGACTTATGATCATGATAATCTCTGGCTCCCCGGGGGTGGTGCGATGCCTTCATCGAGTGTTGTCAACTCGACGCTCTCGATGGCGGCGCTCGGTCTGCGTGCAGCGGATGATCTACTTAAAAGTATGGAGTAAATTATGAAAAAATTATCTCAACTTCTCCTGCTAACATTCTCATTCACTTTGGGTTACGCCACGCCGGCATTGGCAGATTCGCTCGATTCCATAAAGGGAGATCCCAAGCGCGGGGAGTATCTCTCCATTTTAGGGGATTGTCAGGCATGTCACACCAACTTTGCTGCAGAGAGAAAACCTTTTGCCGGCGGTTATGCCGTAAGCTCTCCTCTAGGCGATATCTATTCTAGTAATATCACCCCTTCAAAAGAGTATGGAATCGGGAATTATACGCTTGAGCAATTTCGCGATGTATTGCGAAAAGGTATTCGTGCCGATGGGGAGCATCTCTATCCAGCGATGCCCTATACTGCTTATACGAAGTTAAATGATGAAGATATCGCTGATCTCTACGCCTACTTTATGACGGCGGTAGAGCCTGTTAATATCGCGCCGACTTATCATACAGATCTCCCATTTCCTTTCGATATGCGTTCGATGATGATTGTTTGGAATGGGCTCTTTCTCGATAAAGGACCCTTTCAGCCAGACACCTCACAGAGTGATGAGTGGAATCGTGGGGCTTATATTGTAGAGGCACTTGCTCACTGTAGTACCTGTCACACACCCCGAGATATGATGATGGGAGAGAAGAAGAGTCAATACCTTGCCGGCGGACAGCTTGGTTCATGGTATGCCCCTAATATCACCTCAAGCATCAATGCCGGGATCGGTAATTGGTCTCAAGATGATCTGGTCACCTATCTTCAGCAAGGGCTTCTCGATGGGAAAGCGCAAGCGGGCGGGCCGATGGCAGAAGCAGTCTCCGATAGTTTTCAACATCTTCGGATCGAGGATCTTCAAGCAATTGCTACCTATATTCGTAGTGTAAAAGCGATCGAGAGCAGTGAGCAGAAAGCACCTCGGGATAGTTACGGTGCGCCATTTGATGTGGATATTCTCCTTCGGGGAACAGAGCCTGTTGATGCCTATCACACTCTAAAGAGTGGGGAGAGCCTCTATAGTGCTTACTGTTCATCATGTCATCAGAATGATGGGAGCGGAACGCCTGAGCAGTTCTATCCATCGCTCTATCACAATACGGCAACGGGAGATTACAATCCGAGCAATGCGATTGCCGCAATTCTCAATGGAGTTGATCGAAAAGTGGGAGAAACCCGATACTACATGCCGAACTTTGGGGAAAACTCACCTACGCAGGCTTTAGATGATGCACAGATCGCGAAAATTGTGCAGTTTGTCTATGAGAAATATGGCAATCAATCGGTGAAGATTACCCCAGAGATGGTGCGCCAAGTCCGTTTAGGCGGCCCCGCGCCGTTACTCTTAGAGGTGCAACCCTTTATTGCGCCGGGGATGATTATTGCCGGAATTGTGATTCTACTCTTAATCCTTTGGGGCGTGATACGCTTCCGTAGAAAAAGGCATTAAGAAGAGGGCGTGAAGGAGAGAGTATAAAGAAGAGGGCATGAAGTGCCGGCAGAGATTTAAGATATCTCATATAAGTCGGCAGAGTGTCATCAATAAGTGCCATCAATAAGTGCCATCAATTTTGATGGTACTTTTTTGACGTTTTTTAGAGGGCGTTATCTCTCCTCGCTTGAGATTCCCAATAGTAGCGCTGCTGGATCTTCCCCACTAAGGAGCTTCTCAGTCGCGCCATCATAAGCGATTTTCCCTTGATCGATCACTAAGGTTCGAGGCGCAATTTGATGCGCATCTTCAATATTGTGGGAGACCATCAGCAGGGTGATATCGCGCGCACGGCAACGCTCTTCGAGTAAGAGAAGCATCTCATGACGCAGGGCCGGATCGAGTGCGGAGAAGGGTTCATCGAGTAGAAGAATAGGTTGCTCGCGAATAAAGCAGCGTGCAAGGGCGACTCTCTGTCGCTGTCCGCCGGAGAGCTCTCCGGGTAGGCGATCGAGCAATCCTGTAAGCCCCACCTGCTCCGCAATTGCTGCAACAGTTTTCTGCTCCTCCGCTTTTAGGCGCAGTGTCGGTGCAATGCCTAAGCCGATATTTTGCTGAACGCTCAGATGGTTAAAGAGATTGTTCTCCTGAAAGAGCATCGATACAGGTCGTTTTGCCGGCGGTGTGGTGGTAAAGTCTTGACCATTGAGAAGAATCTCTCCTGTTTCTGGATATTGAAAGCCACTAATAAGGTTGAGAAGGGTACTCTTCCCGGCACCACTTGGGCCCATAATGGCGACTCTCTCCCCACGCTCGATGGTGCAATCAAATTGCATTAATCGGGGAGGTGCCTCTCCGCCGGTTTTGTTCTTTGGGCTCTCTTGATGAGCCCTTTTACCCGCTTTCTCCTCCGCTTTCGAGCGCTCTAAATGGTAGCGAATATTCTTCAGTTCGATCATTCTATTTGTCATTTTTCTTCTCCGATAGCGCGTCCTGAAATCTTCTCTAAAAAGGTGAAGAGCATCAAGCAGAGAAGCAGTAGTAGCATCGCCGTTACAGCGCCATCATTGGTGCGATAAGCGCCTAATTGTTGATAGAGATAGTAGGGAAGGGTCCGGAAATCCTCATTTCCAAAGAGTGCCACGACACCAAAATCACCAATGGAGATCACTGAGGCGAATGCTAATGCTTGGGCGATCGGCTTTTTGAGTGCGCGAAGTTCGATAATTCTTAATCGGCGCCATCCGCTAATTGCTAATGAATGACAGAGTGGATTGTAACGCTCGGCTAGATCGCGCATCGGGTTTTCAAGTACCTTTAGAGCATAGGGAATCGCTAAGAGGGCATTGGTCAGAATCACTAATGCATAGGGGGATTGGGGAATACCGATCGTCTCATTAAAGAGGATAAAAAATCCTGTCGCCAATACAATCCCCGGCATCGCTAAAATTAAGAGGCCACTTAATTCCATCGCTTGCCCCCATTTAACTGCTCGGCGGAGACGCAATTCTCGGCTACTCCAGAGCAGCATCATGGTGAGTGTCACCGCTAATAGGCCCGCACATATGGCGATAAAGAGTGAGGTGAAGGTGGCTTGCCAGAGGGCCGATTGTTGCAATACCTCCCACACACGGCGATTGAGTCCATCAATAATGATCGCGATCAATGGTGGCAGAAGTAGGAGCAGAGCGATCATAATCACTACAAAATCTCGCACTTGGCGAAAGCGATTATCTGCCGGATCAAACCAGGATCGGCGCGTTGTCGTTCCTACGGCAAAGGCGCTATTGAGGCGTTGACTCACTAACATCAAGCCGATACAGAAAAAGAGCTGAATCAGCGCTAAAATAGCGGCTCTTCCGGGATCAAAGTCGTAACTTAATGCTTGGTAGATCGCAAGCTCTATCGTCGTTGCGCGCGGTCCGCCCCCTAATGCAAGGACGGTGGCAAAGCTTGAAAAGCAGAGCATAAAGATGAGCGTTGCGGTCGGAAGAAGTTGCCGGCGAAGATAGGGCCACTCCATAATGCGAAATTGTTGCCACTCATTGAGCCCCAATTGCGCGGCGATCTGCCGCTGTTCTACGGAGATCCCCTCTAACGCTTGTAGCAACATGCGCGTTGCTAAGGGGAGATTGAAGAAGACATGTGCAAGTAGAATCCCCTGTAGACCATAAGGGGAGAAGTGATACTCCAGCCCGAAAAAGTGGAGAAGTGTTGCAAGCCAGCCACTTTTGCCATAGATCGAGAGAATACCAAAAACCGCCACCAAAACCGGAAGGACTAAGGTCATTGCCGAGAGGCGAAGCAGCAATGTGCGCCCGACAAATCGGCGACGATAGAGCGCTCGGGCTAGCAAAATCGCCGGACCGACCGAGAGCAGTGCCGACAGTAGCGCCTGATAGAAGGTAAAGCCGATAATATGCCACAGGTAGCGATCCCCTAAAATCTCCGCAAGAGAGATTGAAGGGGAGAAGCACCAGAGCGCCCCAAAGGCAAGAAGCGCCACAGTCACGAGGATCGTTGAGGCGATCAAGCCGGGGATCAATTGCCGATTAATCATAGAGAGGAATCATAAAAGTTATCACGAATAGTCATCATAACTTCTATCGACTTACGGCAAATTGCCACAGTTTGATCCAATTTTGGCGCTCTTTCGCCACCTCTTCTGCACCAAAGAGTAGCGCTTTTGCCGGCAATGGTAATGCTTTATAGACCGGCGGCAAGGGGATATCGATCACCGGATACATCCAGTTGGTGGTCGGCAAAGTCTCTTGAAATTCTGGCGTTAACATAAATTGGAGAAATTGATCGGCAAGTTCCGGATGGGGACTTGCTTTCAATTTAGCCGCCACCTCAATCTGTAGATAATGTCCCTCATCAAAGAGCGCGGCTGCGTAGTTATCATCATTATCATAGAGCATCTGATAGCCCGGCGATGCAGTATAGCTTAAGACAAAATCGCTCTCACCTTTCAGGAAGAGCCCATATGATTCGCTCCAACCTTTGGTCACCGTGACGGTCTTTTTCGCCATCTTTTGCCATGCAGATTCAGTCTCCTGACCGTAGATCTTCTCCATCCAGAGAAGAAGGCCTAATCCCGGCGTACTAGTGCGCGGATCTTGGTAGATGATGCTCCACTTGTTTTCAGGATCTAAGAGCTCATCCATACTTGTTGGGGGATTATTAATCTTTCTTTTATCGTAGATAAAGGCGAAGTAGCCATAATCGTAGGGGATAAAGGTTTTGTTCTCCCATTCGATCGGTAATTTCAGCATTGATTGATCGATATTCGCCGGCGTAAAGAGATCAGTCTCTTCTGCGGCGGCAATCAGGTTATTATCGAGTCCGAGGATCAGATCCGCCTTACTCTTTTTCCCTTCCATGCGCAGACGATTGAGGAGCGAAACGCCATCGCCTAGTGAGACTAGTTTTAATTCACAATCGCACGTTTTTTCAAAGCGCTCTTTAATCAGTGGCCCCGGACCCCATTCGGCGACGAAGGAATCGTAGGTATAGACGGTCAATGTCGGTTTTTCGGCAAAAGCAAAAGTAGTGATACTCGATATTAATAGCGATGCCACCAACAATGTTCGACGAAGCGGTTGACGAAAAGAGTGGGAAAGGCGCTTAAGGGGGGAAGAAAGGGTTCGATTTGTCATAACGGCTCCTGTGTAAGTGTGTCACAGGATTTGAGGAAGAGCCCGCAGGCATCTCGACTCTCAAATCCCTCCGCCGGTATTGTCCGGATCAGGTTCGACGGGTGAAATCTCAGCTCTCCTCTAGTGATCTAACTCGATCAATTCCAAAGTAACAGCACCCCGTTGAGATAGAGCTATTGTAGAAGCTTTGGTAAGAACTGTAAACAGAACAAGATATTAAGTAAAAGCCCATGCCGGTACATCTTCGAAGTCTGACATCTTTGATGCCTATTTGCCGGCGCGTAATCTCTGGAAGAACACAATAGTGAGGACCGGCAACCATTCAGCTTCTTTTGCCTCAATGAATCATTTTGATGATTCTTAAGAGAGTTTGTTGAGCGGCGGGAGCCAATCATTTCATTCTTATGACTACTGCATGCCCGCGGTTCGGCATCTTTGATGCCTATTTGCCGGCACGTAGTTTCTGGAAGAACGCAATAGTGAGAACCGGCAACTCATCAGCCTCTTTTGTCTCAATAAATTATTTTGATGATTCTTAAGAGAGTTTGTTGAACGGCGGGAGCCGACTACTTCATTCTTTTAACCGGCGCATGCCCGCAGTTTGGCATTGAGAATGCCGGGAGATTAATTATTACTGATTTGTACATATGCAGTCTAATTTGATTTGCAGACCTCCCACTTTGTGTTTAGAAAATAATTTCCTCAATCGTCCTTGTAATGGCAGAAGAGAGCTACGCTTATATTGTTAGAGGATATCTATCCTATGCCGAGATATGACCTTATTATTAAGGGTTGGAAAGATAATGACTTTTATAAAAAATGATTCCGCTCGCTGATAGGATATTTGCTGATGTTCTGGATGAAAAGAGGTGAGGGGCGTCAATACTACTTACCGTGATTGCGGATTTATAGTTGAAGCTAAAGGGAGAAAATATGAAAACAGAAGTGCTTAAAACAGATAAAAAGAGAATTTCTTCTAAAGAATTTACGCAAAGATATATGTCGGCAGAGAGTCAACAACGTATTCAAGAGTTAACCGATCAATTAGATTTGGAATATAGCCTTACCTTAATTAGAAAAGAGTTGCGCAAAACTCAAAAGGAGATTGCCCAGATATTAGGAGTATTCCAGCCTACACTTTCAGGAATTGAAAAAATGACTCAAGATATTAAACTCTCTACAATGAAAAGATATGTCGAGGCACTAGGTGGATCAATGAGTATTAATATTAATCTCCCTACCGGGAAAAGATTTTCTATAGATGTGTAATAGTTTTGGAATCTGTTTATTCTATGACTGTTTGCAATAAGCAAATTCATGGATGGATAAGATTATGTCAAATGCAGTTTTAAAAGATCGGGAGATGCAAGTACCTGAGAGAGACAGAGGTATTATCGCGCACTCACGCCCAGCATTATCTGAAAATAGTCACTCTAAACTAGTAGAAAGAGCTTTTGACCGCTGTTTTGAAAATAATAAAGAAGGTCTTGAGCTATTAGCGAATACTTAATTTTAGTTATCTATAAAGATGGCTCTATTATAATTCAAGAGATTTTGATACTTTACAGCTCTGTTAGAAACCTCCCAAGCGGAGGTTTTTTTAATGCTTAGATAGAAGCTTTCTGATTTCTCAATATATCGATCCCATCAACATACCGTGAAAACGTGTCGATTTTTTTCAGTTTTTTAAACATATCCGAGAGATATGTCGATCCTATCAACATATTTCATCATGATAAATATCGAGTTGCTCTAAGAAGATTTTTGGAACGGCGGGAGCCTACTACTTCATTCTTTTAACCGGCGCATGCCCGCGGTTCGGCATGAGAATACCAGGAGATAATTAAACGTTCTTTAAACAGATCTTAAACAGTAGTTAAACATATATGCTGGTAATTGAGGATTGCCTCATTGCCGGCACACAGTTTCTGGAAGAGCGTGATAGTGAGAACCGGCAACTCATCAGCTTCTTTTGTCTCAATAAATTATTTTGATGATTCTTAAGAGAGTTTGTTGAGCGACGGGAGCCTACTACTTCATTCTTTTAACCGGTGCATGCCCACGGTTCGGCATCTTTGATGCCTATTTGCCGGCACTCAGTTTTTGGAAGAACGTGATAGTAAGATCCGGCAACTCATCAGCTTCTATTCTACTCAATTGTTATGGATCTTCAATCGTATTACAATGTATGACATCATTGATGTAGAGGTGAAGTTATGACAATCGTTAGTATTAGATTAAATAGAGAAGAAGAGAAGATCTTTAGAGAATATGCCGCTTTTCATGGACAGAGCTTATCGACCTTATTTAAAAATAGTGTGATTGAGAAAATGGAAGATGAACTCGATTTAAAACTCTTGAAAGAGGCTATTGCTTATAATGAAGAGCACCCTGAAACCTATACGCATGATGAAGTCAAAAAAGCATTAGGATTATAGATGTATCAAGTGATCTATACGGCGAAAGCGGTAAAATCTTTAAAGAAGATCGATAAAACACAGGCGTTATTTATTTTAAATTGGATTGAAAAGAACTTAGTCGGTTGCTCTGATCCAAGAGCAAAAGGGCGAGCGATTAGAGGTAATCTTGCTGATTGGCGCTACAGAGTTGGGGATTATCGTCTGCTCTGTAACATCTTAGATAGAGAGATCATTATCGAAGTGATTAATGTCGGACATCGAAAAGAGATCTACAAATAGCGACTTTAAGTTATTAGATAATGCCCATATTGCCGGCACGCAGTTTCTGGAAAAGCGAGATAGTAAGATCCGGCAACCGTTCAGCTTCTATTTCTTATTATTATGCGAGAAGACTCGACAAATATGTCGATCCCATCAACATATCGTAAAAACGTGTCGATTTTTTTCGGTTTTTTAAACATGTTTTATTGATATGTCGATTTTATCAACCTATACTGCTTTAAAAAACTTTATAGGAAAAGTGATGACTTGGATTGCAGATCAACCTTATAACGATTTACCGCTACTACCGCCCAATGAAGAGGTGGAGACAATAACAGTTCTTAAACGATGCATTACGGCAAGAGCGGCATTGGCGGAATTGAATCAAGCGGGGAAGCTACTTCCTAATCAAGGATTGCTGATTAACTTATTGCCCATTTTGGAAGCGCAAGGAAGCTCCGAGATTGAAAATATTGTCACTACGACAGATAAGCTTTTCCAATATGCAGTAGAAGAGAGCAATGCTGATCCTATGACGAAGGAGGCATTAAGTTATCGCCGGGCGCTCTATAATGGCTTTATTTCATTGAAGGATGTTCCACTATCGAGCCGAACAGCCATAGAGATCTGTAGCACAATGAAGGGCACAAATATGAATGTGCGTAAACAGATGGGAACAGCGCTCCGCAATAGTACAACGGGCGATGTGATCTATACACCTCCGGCAGGAGAGGAGAAGATTCGTTCACTACTAAAAAATTGGGAAGACTTTCTGCATGCCGAAGATGATCTTGATCCGTTAGTAAAATTAGCCATCCTCCATTATCAGTTTGAAGCGATACATCCCTTTATTGATGGAAATGGTCGAACAGGGCGAATACTCAATATTCTCTATCTTATTGAGAAGGAGCTATTAACGCTTCCGATTCTCTATCTTAGTCGTTATATTGTGATGCATAAGAGCGATTACTATCGTCTACTACGTAATGTGACAGAAAATAGAGATTGGGAGAGTTGGATTCTTTTTATGCTTCAAGCGATCGAGGAGACTTCTACTTGGACGAAAGAGAAGATAGCAGCGATCACGATGCTGATGGAGGAGACGATTCGATTCATTCAGGAGAGAGAACCCAAAATATATACGCGAGAGTTAGTAGAGATTCTCTTTGAACAGCCTTACTGCCGAATTTCGAACTTAGTGGATAAGGGGATCGCAAAACGGCAAACGGCATCGACTTATCTACAAAAACTTTGTGATATTGGTGTTTTGACAGAGCATACTGAAGGTCGGGAGAAGTTATTCATTAATAGACGCTTACTTGAGTTGATGAGCGAGTAAAACTAAGTGTTATTGAAGCCGGTAAAGAGGGCAGTAAGAAGTTGCCCCTTTGCCGGCGCATAGTTTCTGGAAGAACGCAGTAGTAAGATCCGGCAACGTTCAGCTTTTTTTATCTCAATTAATTTTGATCAATTATTCTTAAGAAGGTTTGTTGAGGGGCGGGAGCCAACCATCTCAATCTTTTCGCCGGTGCATGCCCGCGGTTTGGCATCTTTCAGCGCCGAGGAGAAAGGATCTATTTAAAATAGACCAGTCGGTAATTGAGGATTGCCTCTTGCCGGCATGAGATCTGTGAAAGCATGCAGAGGTGATTTCCGGCAACTCATCAGCTTCTGTTAGTTCTACTATTTTTTAAAAGAGGATAGATATGAAAAATGATATTAATCGACAAGAGTATCCTTTTTTAGATTTAATACTATGGGATACAAAGAAACAAAAATTCACACCTGAGGAAATCTTCTATCTTTGTGAAAAAAGATATCGATACTTTGATGAGAGAAAACTCTCTTCTAAAGAGCGTCAGCTTTTGCAACGATTAATTAAAATAGTAGGTAAAGGCGCATTTAATCATTCTTAAGAGAATCTGCTGAACGGCGAGAGCCAACCATCTCAATCTTTTAATCGGCGCATGCCCGCAGTTTGGCGCTTTCAGCGCCGGGGAGAAAGAGATCTATGCAAAATAGATCAGTCGGTAATTGAGGATTGCCTCTTGCCGGCATGAGATCTGTGAAAGCATGCGAAGGTGATTTCCGGCAACTCATCAGCCTCTTTTGTCTCAATAAATTATTTTGATGATTCTTAAGAGAGTTTGTTGAGCGGCGGGAGCCAACCATTTCGTTCTTTTAACCAGTGCATGCCCGCCAATCGGCATCCATGATGCCGAGGTGATTTTATTCTTATGATTACTGCATACCTGCGGTTTGGCATCTTTGATGCCTATTTGCCGGCACGCAGTTTCTGGAAAAGCGAGATAGTAAGATCCGGCAACTCAACAGCCTCTTTTGTTTCGATTAACCATTTGAAGCATTTTTACGACTATATGCACATTTTTGGTTATCGATTCCGACCTTAAACTT
This region includes:
- the thiP gene encoding thiamine/thiamine pyrophosphate ABC transporter permease ThiP, producing MINRQLIPGLIASTILVTVALLAFGALWCFSPSISLAEILGDRYLWHIIGFTFYQALLSALLSVGPAILLARALYRRRFVGRTLLLRLSAMTLVLPVLVAVFGILSIYGKSGWLATLLHFFGLEYHFSPYGLQGILLAHVFFNLPLATRMLLQALEGISVEQRQIAAQLGLNEWQQFRIMEWPYLRRQLLPTATLIFMLCFSSFATVLALGGGPRATTIELAIYQALSYDFDPGRAAILALIQLFFCIGLMLVSQRLNSAFAVGTTTRRSWFDPADNRFRQVRDFVVIMIALLLLLPPLIAIIIDGLNRRVWEVLQQSALWQATFTSLFIAICAGLLAVTLTMMLLWSSRELRLRRAVKWGQAMELSGLLILAMPGIVLATGFFILFNETIGIPQSPYALVILTNALLAIPYALKVLENPMRDLAERYNPLCHSLAISGWRRLRIIELRALKKPIAQALAFASVISIGDFGVVALFGNEDFRTLPYYLYQQLGAYRTNDGAVTAMLLLLLCLMLFTFLEKISGRAIGEEK
- the thiB gene encoding thiamine ABC transporter substrate binding subunit; translation: MTNRTLSSPLKRLSHSFRQPLRRTLLVASLLISSITTFAFAEKPTLTVYTYDSFVAEWGPGPLIKERFEKTCDCELKLVSLGDGVSLLNRLRMEGKKSKADLILGLDNNLIAAAEETDLFTPANIDQSMLKLPIEWENKTFIPYDYGYFAFIYDKRKINNPPTSMDELLDPENKWSIIYQDPRTSTPGLGLLLWMEKIYGQETESAWQKMAKKTVTVTKGWSESYGLFLKGESDFVLSYTASPGYQMLYDNDDNYAAALFDEGHYLQIEVAAKLKASPHPELADQFLQFMLTPEFQETLPTTNWMYPVIDIPLPPVYKALPLPAKALLFGAEEVAKERQNWIKLWQFAVSR
- a CDS encoding helix-turn-helix domain-containing protein, which codes for MSAESQQRIQELTDQLDLEYSLTLIRKELRKTQKEIAQILGVFQPTLSGIEKMTQDIKLSTMKRYVEALGGSMSININLPTGKRFSIDV
- the relB gene encoding type II toxin-antitoxin system RelB family antitoxin: MTIVSIRLNREEEKIFREYAAFHGQSLSTLFKNSVIEKMEDELDLKLLKEAIAYNEEHPETYTHDEVKKALGL
- a CDS encoding type II toxin-antitoxin system RelE family toxin; translated protein: MYQVIYTAKAVKSLKKIDKTQALFILNWIEKNLVGCSDPRAKGRAIRGNLADWRYRVGDYRLLCNILDREIIIEVINVGHRKEIYK
- the fic gene encoding protein adenylyltransferase Fic, translated to MTWIADQPYNDLPLLPPNEEVETITVLKRCITARAALAELNQAGKLLPNQGLLINLLPILEAQGSSEIENIVTTTDKLFQYAVEESNADPMTKEALSYRRALYNGFISLKDVPLSSRTAIEICSTMKGTNMNVRKQMGTALRNSTTGDVIYTPPAGEEKIRSLLKNWEDFLHAEDDLDPLVKLAILHYQFEAIHPFIDGNGRTGRILNILYLIEKELLTLPILYLSRYIVMHKSDYYRLLRNVTENRDWESWILFMLQAIEETSTWTKEKIAAITMLMEETIRFIQEREPKIYTRELVEILFEQPYCRISNLVDKGIAKRQTASTYLQKLCDIGVLTEHTEGREKLFINRRLLELMSE